A genome region from Triticum aestivum cultivar Chinese Spring chromosome 2B, IWGSC CS RefSeq v2.1, whole genome shotgun sequence includes the following:
- the LOC123040068 gene encoding uncharacterized protein: MEAAGDGSMGMFGGTPDAAAAIGRSAEVAGLLNKLVNGLGAAVMDIPSDEFTIHPSTDLLIQALQNYSCNTYLVEPVHHTTDPCSHMVDCWAAKLKKDAEMIRRGEKGGKYIFLLNNTYDVLQMLQPPSASFAGVEELESRLTSMVELYKKCYLDECWAPLHRLNLDMFAAEFRAICDCQSTWKVTAELRYKLRQEIVDFVVPPYEVSLCDRSGGSGLSFPLKRLVFGGKKQKKRYYTGAQLEGKIRGLFEG; this comes from the exons ATGGAGGCGGCAGGGGATGGCTCCATGGGCATGTTCGGAGGAACgccggatgccgccgccgccatcggcAG ATCTGCCGAGGTTGCTGGTCTCCTGAACAAGTTGGTGAATGGTCTGGGAGCAGCAGTTATGGACATCCCCAGCGACGAATTCACAATCCATCCATCAACTGACCTTTTAATACAAGCCCTGCAGAATTACTCTTGCAACACATATTTGGTGGAGCCAGTGCATCACACCACTGATCCTTGCTCTCACATGGTCGATTGCTGGGCAGCCAAGCTCAAGAAAGATGCAGAAATGATACGCCGAGGTGAAAAGGGTGGGAAATACATATTCCTCCTGAATAACACATATGATGTTTTGCAAATGCTGCAGCCTCCAAGTGCCTCTTTCGCCGGTGTTGAAGAATTGGAGAGTAGGCTCACATCAATGGTCGAGCTGTACAAGAAGTGCTACTTGGATGAGTGTTGGGCTCCTCTGCATCGCTTAAACTTGGACATGTTTGCTGCTGAATTTCGTGCCATCTGTGACTGCCAGTCGACATGGAAGGTTACGGCTGAGCTCAGGTACAAACTGCGGCAGGAGATTGTGGATTTCGTTGTTCCACCGTATGAGGTGTCCTTGTGTGATCGAAGCGGAGGTTCGGGGCTGTCTTTTCCGCTGAAACGACTGGTGTTCGGAGGGAAGAAACAGAAGAAGAGGTACTATACTGGTGCCCAACTGGAAGGGAAGATAAGAGGATTGTTTGAGGGATGA